The DNA window ttctAGTAGGGGTAATTGTGtctaaataactaaaaatattgaaacagcagctgttggaggttcaaaaagctccaaaaacTCTAAAAACAATTCTCACCAAATATCTCGGTGgagttttttaaaaagtaaaagctaaaaattccaccaaaaagctgaaccaaacacTCCCCAGGCAAATGAATCTAGCAGAGCCAAAACAAAATGGTAGGAAATTGGGCAAATTTTTGAAGATCAATTTTAATAACAAGAAAGGTAAGTGCATCTAAGTAAatctaaaacaaatatttattgcCACTTCATAAAAATGCCGTTTGAAACGTCGCCGTGTCGAGCAGCAAAGGGCCCATTTAGAAGGCGGGAGCCGTTGTAGAAAATGAAATTATCCAGATGGAGGTGGGGACCACTGGTTGAGTGGGGCAGGGATGCGATGCATGTGCAAAGTGACGCTTTCTCAGGCGGAATCAGAACGTTGGAAGATATGAAAGAGAAGACAAAAGAAAATCGGTTATTTATAGGAAAAAAGATAATCAAATGTGAATGCGCGACGGCCAAAAACCTCTACATTTCTTCGCTGCCCCACTTTCTCTTGCTCACCGGCTTTTCCGGTTATATCAACTCAATTCcccaaattattatttatatatatatatctatatatctatatatatatatatatatatataaatctaatactaatttaaaattaatcggaaattattttttattggaaataatttatttagttaaataataaaattttattttattgttttatttaataattaaatattttacttatattttatatgcaaattaaatttaaattaatctatAATTTTAGTTGGTATCAATATTTTTAAGGAATTGTCAACGTTAGAAAtgtatgaaatttttattttggtgatGATAGAGGTGCTAGATGGTTTTAGACTATATTTTGTAtccattttttgaatttttaaaaatataattcagtTTTTACACTGTAATTATAATTAAGTGTCGTATATAAtagacataattttttttgtaaataattgctatgcaatattattataattattttttgaaattagcTTATACGTTATTATTGAGAAGTTTTACTTTCTAAtgctatttttatttcatttcataaaattttggcgcttaatacaaaaaatatttttttcacccaaataaaaaacaatttttactTACAACAAAAATGAAGATGTTCAAATATAAAGTCCTCACGTTTGATCTACATGTCTCTATCATGATATTATATCTAAAaacaaattttcattaaaattaaattgtaatatatttctataattaaaattttgttgcaataatatttaattatataaaaataaattaaacctttatataacaaatttcagattgaatttatagataaaaatacACACACTTAAATATTACTCTCTCAGTTTTAATAGAGTCgtctatttttttctatttttatttgtcccaaaTTTGTTACTAtgtctaataaataataatgtttaaattatatttattttcgatCCATCAAGAATCTGTATTTTATCATtatctattaaaatatatataaaataatgaataaataTGTTAAATAAGAGTATggtacaaaaaataaaaaatgagctataaaaattataatattaattgtattttggaaaaatttataattaaaatatcttcAAGTTAAGAAGAGGTTTTTCGACTGGATCAATAGCATTGattgaattaaatatattaatttttttatttcaaacaagcccattaaaatatatacatatcGTATaatattgaacttttttctgcttaaatatttaattaattgaattatgcACCTTTTTATGATCTAAGTTGATAAAAGATTCCATAAAACAAATACACCTTGAAAAGCAAATCTTATTAAAACCGGTAAGTTCAACAAAAAAACATTCATAAGAAAACCGGTTAAGCCAGTAAGCAAAGAATAAAAGCGCAAAATCCGGCTTCAAAAGTTGCAGAAATTGAAAGAGCAGTAGACTTGTAGCATTAGGGCGTCgcctattattattatatacgACCTTTCATTATTACCACCAATAACATAAAACGACCACCCCACTAACTCACTTCCACTCTCTCTCTGTCTCCACTCAACCACAACCCGCCGCTCATTTTCCCCTCCGTCCCGTTCACACACACTCCGTTTCTCATTTCCCGACTATGTAAAATCCCAACGGCAAACAAACCAACACTTATAATATTTACTTACATACACAGAACAGAACAGTCCATCAATGGCTTGGTTTGGTATGGTTCGATTCGGTTTGGTTCACATTGCTCTGTTTTCAAGCCTCTGTTTTGCAGCAGACCCAACTATCAACTATGACATGAAACTCTCTTACATCTCCGCCTCTCCTCTTGGTGTTTCTCAGCAGGTCCGTTAATAGATTAATGACAGTTTTTTAGTGGGTTTGAAATTTTCTTTTTGtgggttttaaaatatttcattcTTACAGGTTATAGCAGTAAATGGGCAGTTCCCTGGTCCTATTATTAATTCTACTACAAACAACAATGTTGTTGTTAATGTCCATAACAATTTGGATGAGAATCTCCTAATGACTTGGTACGTTTTTATTTAGCAGTTTTTATACCGGTCGAGCTGACTGTTCTTgttctttgaatttataatatcTGATTGTTGAGAAATTTGAGATggttgtgtttttttattacaGGTCTGGCATCCAAATGCGACGGAATTCATGGCAAGATGGTGTTCGTGGTACCAACTGTCCGATTCCTCCGAAAAGGAATTTTACTTATAGTTTTCAAGTGAAGGATCAGATTGGGAGCTTTTTCTACTTCCCATCTCTCAATCTTCAACGAGCATCCGGCGGGTTTGGTccgtttataattaataatagagCCGTTATTGCTATTCCTTTTGCTCAGCCAGATGGGGAAATTATACTTATGATTGGTGACTGGTATATAAAAAACCATACGGTTAgtgtttgttcatttttttgttgGTGTACTTTGATATAATTTTCGATATTGAACTCTAAGGGCGGTCTTTTACGGTCATTTGTAGGCGTTGAGGGCTACCCTTGATTCTGGAAAAGAACTTGACATGCCGGATGGAGTTCTGATTAATGGAAAGGGTCCGTTTAGATACAACACAACGCTTGTGCCTGATGGTATAGATTACGAAAGTATTCAAGTCGATCCAGGTAATAAATTCCGACATGGATTAATAGAAATGAGTCAAAACCTTTAACAGTTTGTTTATCAGCTTCACTAGCATACCAGTTCATCTAGTAGCTGAGCTGTTGCTAGTGATGGAGTCATTTTGTTCATCTGGCAGTGAAGCTATTTAATTGAGTAATTTGCGTTTGAAGTTTAGCATATCAATGACAAATTGACATGTATTTAGCTTTGATCAGCAAAATGTTATTCTTTTTGCAGGCAAAACTTACCGACTCCGTGTTCATAATGTTGGGACTTCAACTAGTTTGAACTTTAGAATCCAGGGTCACAATCTGCTTCTTGTGGAAACAGACGGACATTACACATCGCAACAAAATTTTACTAGCTTTGATATACACGTGGGCCAATCCTATTCATTTTTGGTTACTATGGATCAGAATGCAACTTCTGATTACTATATCGTGGCTAGTGCTCGCTTTGTGAATGAATCTATTTGGCAAAGAGTTACTGGTGTTGCGATCTTGCATTATTCCAATTCAAAAGGACCAGCTTCTGGCCCGTTGCCAGAAGCACCTAGTGATATTTATAACCAGTGGGCAGCAATGACTCAACCAAGAGCCATCAGGTATGTTTTGAACTTTCGATCCTTGAATTTTAGTATAGCTTTCCGCTGTTCATAAACATCATCTATTTGCGGCCTTAAGATTTATGCATCTTAATTTGGCACAGTTGCATCTGATAGCTATCTCATGTTAGATTTCTACTTCCTTTTATGTAAAATAGCACTTATGTTCTTGAAATGCAACTCAATCATGACTTGCACACCTTTTCTATGTTTGAGAGCTAGATTCTATTCATCCTGATGATGAAACATTCGAATGGCGATGCCTTTTTGTAGATGTGATTGTAGAAAACTATGTACTCATGAGTCGTGCCAATAAAAGTGAGGAAAATTATCTTCTCCTTGATGATCATCCTAGAAGGATAATTGATGTGTGATTCAGCATTGTTGCATTTGAATAGGGCATTTGGTTGTAATCCTGTGCAAATTCTTGTTCTTTTTTGTTGCTCTCTAGTCAATCAACTTCTACTGTGGCTTTAACAAGATGGAAAAATGTTGTTATTTAATGTGGACTAGGCAAAATACAACAGCAAGTGGAGCTCGCCCAAATCCCCAGGGATCTTTTCACTATGGTCAAATCAATATCACTGAGACATACATTTTAAGGAGCTTGCCACCAGTTGTAATTAACGGAAAATTACGTGCAACAATGAACGGGATTTCATTTGTTAATCCTGATACCCCAATCCGGCTTGCTGATTTGCACAAGGTGAAGGGTGCTTACAAGCTTGATTTCCCTGACAAGCCACTTAATAGGCCTCCTCGGATGGACATATCTGTCCTTAATGCTACATACAAGGGGTTTATCCAGGTCGTATTGCAGAACAATGACACCAAAATGCTCAGCTTTCACATGGATGGGTATTCATTTTTTGTGGTTGGGTAAGTATTATGCCCTTTCGATGCAATTGCTGATTGACATCTGCTGCATTATGATAATCTGGCTATTTCCGAATGCAGGATGGACTTGGGAGTGTGGACTGAGGACAAAAGAGGTTCATATAATAACTGGGATGCTATTTCTCGCTGCACAATAGAGGTTAGTATGATAATAGGGATCATCTGTTGCTATGCAAGTTCAAGGATGCTCAAGTCCTTATGTTTAGGGATGTGAATTCTATTCAAAATGATTTTATCTACAACTGAATTGAACCCAATTGAACTagtcggtttggtttggttttgtttgtactGGCACTGAACTGATATTTCTCTTTACTTATAAAAACTAATAGAAAAACCGAATTTGTTGGTTCTGTTCaattatttggtttgatttggtttttgcATGCCCGTACTTATCTTGAGTAGTATAACTGGTGCTCTACTGCTCTCTTACATTGTTTAATATATATCCATTAAGAGAGTTTGACCCCATAGCATATCGATAGATTTATGCAGCAGTTATAATCTCGAAAGATCTGGTTATACTTATACCTGCCGGTTTCGTTACTTTGTTTCTGTTGTGTAGGTTTACCCTGGGGGTTGGACTGCAGTTCTTATCTCTTTGGACAATGTTGGAGTATGGAATCTTAGAGTAGAAAACTTAGACAGATGGTATTTAGGCCATGAAACATACATGAGAATCACCAATCCTGAGGAAAATGGTGAAACGGAGATGGGCCCGCCTGCGAATGTTAGATATTGTGGCGCCCTTCAAAGCTTGCAGAAGTATACATTGGAAtcctttgataatttttttacgaAATCTTTCAATGTTCCTTTTTAACACCAAAGCGAATAGCCTAATATTGCtactgtttttttgttttttgttttgcttcagGGAATCAAATCAATCCTCTGCTGCCCCCGTTCTCGTAAACCAATCGAAGTTGTTCTTCTCGGTACTGATGGCACTCTGCATTTCTCTTTTCATTTTCAGCTAACTTTTGATGCGTCTGTTATTGATTACATCGGCTAGTTGTAGGTATAATGATACTGTTGGGGATACTTGTAAGTTGTAATGCATAGTTGGATTAGCATTTCAACTTTAGTCTTGTTGGTAGAAAAAATTCAGGGTATTGAAGacattcaatttgttttttctttgaaaGAAAGAGATTAATTCGAGTTGGGttggtattttttttgtcaaagttgGGTTGGTATTAGGGATCCAGCATTTTGGTCTGTAAGTTACAATTCATATACTCATTCCTTGTCTTTTTGGTACATTATTCAGTTTTTTTGGATAATTGTATAAACATCTTATATCAGTTAAATCATGTTCAATCTTTAAGACCAGCACAATGATTCTTTGTtgttatatttatcaaaaagttAATCTTCATCGAGTAAATTGTGAATAAGACAATAACcttgccccttcaacttgtaagtaatagacaattaacatataaattaattttgtgggcaaattagtcatgaacttgtTAACTATGGGCAATTAACCATATTTTGGCAATTAGctccctcaacttgtaagttaattgttatctaaattgacaatttgccccctcaacttgtatgCTAATTTGTCCAAATGGGGTTAATTGCCCATAACTACCAAGTTTGTGACTAATTtgtccacaaaattaatttatgtgttaatttttctttgtttacaagttgagggggtaaattgCAATTTAAGTCGATACAATAATGTATTGACTTCTCAACAAAATAAATGAGCAAAAGTTTAACAATTATTACCTCTTCCTCTAAAAGTATAACAATTATTACCTCCAAATTGCAATCCACAGACATTTTAAACCACTAAATGAGTACAAATTGGAACTTAATTTAGCTTTCCCGAGCctgaaagtttaaaactttgcaAATTGGGTCTCACATGTTTAAGTACTCGTTCGACAATACGACATCACGTTATTATTGTGATGGGCCCTAGGAGAAACGTGAACAATTTTGTACTCGCCAGGCTTGGACTTGTAATTGTAAGTGCAAAAGCAGGTTCAGCTCCGCATTGTCCATCAAATCTAATTTGAAGTAAGAGCCATTAAAAGTACTTAGAACACATTATTCAATTCAGAGtatgaaactttttttttatttagaaaataaagaTTCAATCATATTTCTTATAAACATAgaaaattccaaaatttaatGAATGGAGGTGAAAATT is part of the Mercurialis annua linkage group LG3, ddMerAnnu1.2, whole genome shotgun sequence genome and encodes:
- the LOC126674806 gene encoding monocopper oxidase-like protein SKS1 is translated as MAWFGMVRFGLVHIALFSSLCFAADPTINYDMKLSYISASPLGVSQQVIAVNGQFPGPIINSTTNNNVVVNVHNNLDENLLMTWSGIQMRRNSWQDGVRGTNCPIPPKRNFTYSFQVKDQIGSFFYFPSLNLQRASGGFGPFIINNRAVIAIPFAQPDGEIILMIGDWYIKNHTALRATLDSGKELDMPDGVLINGKGPFRYNTTLVPDGIDYESIQVDPGKTYRLRVHNVGTSTSLNFRIQGHNLLLVETDGHYTSQQNFTSFDIHVGQSYSFLVTMDQNATSDYYIVASARFVNESIWQRVTGVAILHYSNSKGPASGPLPEAPSDIYNQWAAMTQPRAIRQNTTASGARPNPQGSFHYGQINITETYILRSLPPVVINGKLRATMNGISFVNPDTPIRLADLHKVKGAYKLDFPDKPLNRPPRMDISVLNATYKGFIQVVLQNNDTKMLSFHMDGYSFFVVGMDLGVWTEDKRGSYNNWDAISRCTIEVYPGGWTAVLISLDNVGVWNLRVENLDRWYLGHETYMRITNPEENGETEMGPPANVRYCGALQSLQKESNQSSAAPVLVNQSKLFFSVLMALCISLFIFS